In Parageobacillus sp. KH3-4, the genomic window AAACCTGATGGAAAACATGGTCGTTTCCGTCCCGTCCCAACTGATCGAACCGCACGACCTTCCGCTGCACATTTATGACCAAACGGCAGCCACATCTCCGTTGACGCTCAAAGAACGGGTCGAACAGTTTGAAAGACGCCTCATCTATGAAGCGATCGAAAAGAATACATCGCTGCGAAAAGCAGCACAGCAGCTAGGAATCGATCATTCTACGCTCGTGAAAAAATTGAAAAAGTGGGAGAAATCTGAAAAAACGTTACGCCGGCGCTAATGCACCGGCGCGCTGGTTTTTGTTTCGCTTATCGCTTTAAATCGTCTTGCATGGCTCCATTTTATAAACATGCATTTATTCATCATCCCGTTTTCCCTGCACTGTCTTTACTCCCAGCACATCAAGAATAAATACAAATACGGGAATCCCTAAAATCAGCCCCCATACCCCAAAAAAGTGCTCTGAAAAAATCAAAACGATAAACGTATAAAAAACGGGCAAATTCGTCTTCGAGGACATCAATTTTGGATTTAAAACATACGCTTCGAGCGCGTGAACAACGGCGATCATAATGAGAACGTAAACGACTTTCATTACTCCGCCTATGCTATAAGCAATAAAGCACAGCGGAAACAACGAAATGATCACGCCCGCAACAGGAATCAATCCGAGAAAAAAGATCAATATCCCCAGCCCGAATAATTGTGGGAATTCCATGATCCACAAGCCCGCTACCGTAATTGTCATATTAATCGTTGCAATGACAAATTGAGCTTCAATAACTTTCCCAAACGTACGGGCAAATTTTTTTCCAAAATATTCTAATTCATCATAAAAAGGGCTGATTTTGCTATATTTAAAACGATTCGTGAATGAAATAATCCGCTCTTTTTCCAGAAGGAAAAATAAACTTAAAATTAACGCAAGCAAAATTTGCAGACCGACGCTGCTAATGTCGCTGAAATATTTGATTAAATATGTCATTCCAAAATTCAAATAAGTAGTAATTTCATATTGCTTCAGTTGCTCGATAATGTAATTAAACACAATATTATCTTTAGGCTTCGAATAAAATTCCGTAAGCTGTTTGATCAGCTGTGAAATCTCGTTAATAACGACGGGCAAATATTTGACGACGCCGTAGACAAGGATGGAAACGACCGCGGCATACAATAGCAGCACAATAATTTTCCGATTGATGCGAATCCTTTTAGAAATAAAGTCAACAAGCCCATTCATTAAAAAAGAAAAAATAAAAGTAAGCAAAATAATATTTAAAATGCTTCGAACTAAATAGAGAATAAAAATTAAAATAGAAAAAATAACGATTCTTTTCCACGTCGATCGCTTGAAAAATTGCATGATTTCTGATCCCACTGATCCATCTCCCCGTTGCTAAATAGAGTTTTTACCACTATTGATTTTACCGTACAATCCCAAAAAAATTAATAAAAATTTTTGCTGGAAATATTTAAATAAGCGCTTTCATTGCTATCAATAAACAAGGAAGGGAGCAAGCGGACAAGCTCATTGATTTGCAGTCATTTTTCATCAATGCAAGAACAAGGAGTCGATTTGCTGTCAAGATGGGCCTATGGGAAATTCACCCGCTCGTTCATATAATTTTTTTGCTCGAAGATGATTATTTCCATAATTCCTAAAAAGTCCAAATGCGATACTTTCTTAAAAAATAGAACCGTCCATCGCTTGACATAGCAATGCGCCGGCACGATGCGTGCTGGCGCATATAAATTAACTTTAGTTTTTTCTATGAAAATGCGCGCTTGGAGCGGCCATTTTCATGCCGGGTGGAGAGCAAAGCGCGCTCATGGAACTTTTCTATAGTTAGAGTAACGGATAGACCCGCGTTCTTTATAATTCCAAGATAATATTAGTATCATTGCTACTATTCCTAACACACCTGCAAAGTAAAAACCTGCATGAATCCCCATTGCCGAATTCAACATACCGGCAAAATACGGTCCTCCAAACATTCCAACAGCATAAATTGCTTGGTAGGTCCCCATTGCTGTCGCTCGTTTATCATCATCAATCGTTTCAATTGACATTCCCAATAATAGCGGAAATAGCAATCCTAGAGAAAACCCATTGAGTGCTTGTATGACACATAATAATTCTTTATCTTTAATAACAGGGGTGATAAGAGTAAAAATAGCGCTACAGAGAAATGCTAACATCAACGATTTCCATTTCCCAAATAATGGAACGAACACTTTTTCCATAAAAAGCGTCGCTAATGCATGAGGAATCATAAACGAAAAAACAATCATGCTCAAGTCACTTTCTTGAAGTCCTATTTGCAACACATACATCGGTATAAATCCAAACATTGTGGTAAAAATGATGCTGTGAGCCAAAATGGAAAGTAAGGAAGCCCTTAAAAGCAATGGTTCTCTCATCACCAATATAAGGTCTTTCATTTGTATAGAGGTCTGTTTTACATCTTTATCTTTCGGTTCATAAATAAAAAGAGAAAGGATTACCCCAATCATCCCTAGAATTCCACCTATCCAGAATGGGGCATGCCATCCCCATTTATCAACAATGTAACCACTAATAGACATGCCTGTTAGTTGAGCTAAAACAACAACGAAAGAAATATTGCTCATCGCTTTATAAATTTTCTCATCAGAAAAATAGCTCGAATAAAGAACCGTGAAAGCCACCCATGTCGCCGCAGCAACCCCAGCAAGCGAGCGAGAAACAAGCGCCCAACCTAAACTATTTGTTAACGCAAACATCAAACCGCTAATCATTGTCATTAGCATTCCAAGTATAATAAATGGTTTTCTTCGCTTCATAAAATCAGAAATCATTCCAATAGGAAGACGGAATAAAAATTGCATAAATCCATAACTGCTTAAAACAATACCAATAAAAGTGTAAGTTCCCCCTAACAACTCAATATACGGAGATAAAATCGGCATATAAATAAAATTCGAAAACCAAAATATAAATGAAGCAATTAAAAAAAGGTACCGATCTCTATTAGAAGAAAACGAGCGCAACTTATCCCCCCTCATCATTCATCCTATTTCATTCCCGCATTATACTTTAAAATTCCTAATTAACATTTGTAACTTCTCCGCCATTTGTGATAACGTATAAGCAGCAGCAGAAACTTCTTGCATGGACGCTAGTTGTTCTTCAGTTGCCGCAGATACTCCCTGTACTCCCAAATGTGCTGACTCTGTAATTGACTTCACCTGTTTCATCGATTGTACGATTTGTTCTGTGCCTGATACCACGTGTGTTACAGCAGATGATACATTTTGTATTTGAGTAGTTGCGTCGCTAACTGTGTTATAAATATGAACAAACGATTCATCAACAAAGTTAACCAATTGTATACCTGATCCTACCTCTTTTGTTACATCCTCCATTGATATTACCACTCTATTTGTTTCTTGTTGAATTTTACTAATTAATAAGGAAACCTGCTGAGCAGATTGCGCAGACTGTTCTGCCAACTTGCGAACTGCATCCGCCACCACAGCAAATCCGCGTCCATGGTCCCCTGCCCTTGCTGCCTCTATAGCTGCATTTAAGGCTAATAAATGTGTTTGCTCAGAAAGTTCGGTAATTACTTCGATTATTTGATTGATTTCTCTTGAATGCATTCCTAACTCTTTTACTACGTTTGACAAACTGCTTACTGTTTGGTTAATTAACGTCATCTGTTGTACTAACATTTCTATTGCTTTTCTTCCCTCTGCTGATTTTTTGGAAGCTTCAATCGCTTTTGAAGAAACAATTTGTGCATGATTTGCAATTTGTTGTATAGCTAGAGACATTTCTTGAATGATTTGTGAATTATTCTCAATATTTTCTATTTGCTTATAAGCACCTGCTGACACCTCCTGCATCGTAGCAACAATTTGTTCAGTTGCTGTTCTTGTTTGTTCTGCTGTCGTTGTTAATTCATGAGAAAATGACGCTACTTGTTCTGCATTCCCACTGACTTCTTGAATAAGATGGCGAAGATTTCTTGCCATGTCGTTAAACGATTGTGCCAACTCACCAATTTCATCTTTGTTGTTGACTTGAATAGGACCTAACGTCAAATCGCTAGAGGCAATTTTTTGCACAGCGTTTGATACCATCACAAC contains:
- a CDS encoding AI-2E family transporter; translation: MGSEIMQFFKRSTWKRIVIFSILIFILYLVRSILNIILLTFIFSFLMNGLVDFISKRIRINRKIIVLLLYAAVVSILVYGVVKYLPVVINEISQLIKQLTEFYSKPKDNIVFNYIIEQLKQYEITTYLNFGMTYLIKYFSDISSVGLQILLALILSLFFLLEKERIISFTNRFKYSKISPFYDELEYFGKKFARTFGKVIEAQFVIATINMTITVAGLWIMEFPQLFGLGILIFFLGLIPVAGVIISLFPLCFIAYSIGGVMKVVYVLIMIAVVHALEAYVLNPKLMSSKTNLPVFYTFIVLIFSEHFFGVWGLILGIPVFVFILDVLGVKTVQGKRDDE
- a CDS encoding MFS transporter, whose amino-acid sequence is MRSFSSNRDRYLFLIASFIFWFSNFIYMPILSPYIELLGGTYTFIGIVLSSYGFMQFLFRLPIGMISDFMKRRKPFIILGMLMTMISGLMFALTNSLGWALVSRSLAGVAAATWVAFTVLYSSYFSDEKIYKAMSNISFVVVLAQLTGMSISGYIVDKWGWHAPFWIGGILGMIGVILSLFIYEPKDKDVKQTSIQMKDLILVMREPLLLRASLLSILAHSIIFTTMFGFIPMYVLQIGLQESDLSMIVFSFMIPHALATLFMEKVFVPLFGKWKSLMLAFLCSAIFTLITPVIKDKELLCVIQALNGFSLGLLFPLLLGMSIETIDDDKRATAMGTYQAIYAVGMFGGPYFAGMLNSAMGIHAGFYFAGVLGIVAMILILSWNYKERGSIRYSNYRKVP
- a CDS encoding methyl-accepting chemotaxis protein, with amino-acid sequence MMELLKIRRRFTIRQKVWITFLIIGFLFFLTVGIFYYGIIVINRAYDDFLNRRMVVLRNSEHIQLQALQQINSLRAFLISGNQQYIRDMESANKELENILENILNDTKKIVKNNEEQSRIRKIQLLNKGFINSSKYAIDYRDDNAPVQLISSLADFSNKFANDILLESKKLSSLEEKLLEKQISRNSHLVIQLLSILILVCIFVALLFLFIGWMVSRMIVKPVVMVSNAVQKIASSDLTLGPIQVNNKDEIGELAQSFNDMARNLRHLIQEVSGNAEQVASFSHELTTTAEQTRTATEQIVATMQEVSAGAYKQIENIENNSQIIQEMSLAIQQIANHAQIVSSKAIEASKKSAEGRKAIEMLVQQMTLINQTVSSLSNVVKELGMHSREINQIIEVITELSEQTHLLALNAAIEAARAGDHGRGFAVVADAVRKLAEQSAQSAQQVSLLISKIQQETNRVVISMEDVTKEVGSGIQLVNFVDESFVHIYNTVSDATTQIQNVSSAVTHVVSGTEQIVQSMKQVKSITESAHLGVQGVSAATEEQLASMQEVSAAAYTLSQMAEKLQMLIRNFKV